In Indicator indicator isolate 239-I01 chromosome 7, UM_Iind_1.1, whole genome shotgun sequence, the sequence gctctgccacaAACTGCTTGGCACCCTTGGAAATCCAGCTCAGCTACTGAGGTGTGCACACTGTAGGTATGAAGTTGCCCAGAGGTTTTGCAAAATGCAATTTGCAGGGTATAGCAGCTTACATTTGAGAGAGAATGGTGGTGAGTCACAGTTCTGCTGCTAGTAGGAAGTGTCTGAAACATGCAgaagtgggttttgttgttattgcaGTGTCTGAGACTGCAGAGGTTCTGCAAATCAGTCATACGTTAAGTGCTTTTTTTCAGAGTTTGCTCTTCTGTATAAATCTTTGGCAATTAAAAACTGATCTAAAATGAGTCTTAAAATCTTGTTCCTAACTTTCGGGTCAGCATCAGGGGGCTGGGTGAGACCTTCAAGGTGTCCAGCATAAATATTTTCCTGTCAGTAAGGCCAAATGCCTTGTCTCAGAATcactcccttctccccttccaggCTTGGCTAGCTTTGTGAGCTTTCTTCAGCTCCATTGTCTCTTGCAAAGGCCAGATTCTGCTGCATTTGCATGCATTTTCATCCCTCTTTATGCCCCTAAAAATCAGCTATGACCAGTGACTGTTTGGCTGCTCCAAGAGACTGCAGAGGTCCTGAGAGACatgaggcagagatgtgctgctctGAGCCTTACAGTGCAtatggcagcaggcaggaaggccAAGGGAGAAGATGAAGATGGGAAGTCATTGTCAGATCAGCAGACAGGGCTGGTGCTGTTATACAGCAGGATGGGAGTAAGAAGGCTTCATGCAAGTTTAGGGGCCTAGAAGAGGATATTACATCAGCTGAGGCTGGCTTTAAGCAGATAAGAGATTAAGTTTATAATATGGAAAACCAAAATGAGGGTGACAAAAGGAAGAGGGAGCAGGAGATGATAGGAAATAAAGCCTGAATTATTTTGAATGAAAGAACAGGGCAACAATGCCTTGTATATGTCTCAGATCTCTGATTCCAAACAGGTTTCTGGCAGAGAATCTGGTTTCGGGGTTCAAGATAAGCTTGATTAGAGCCATTTGGCTGGGGTGAATGGTATGTGTATCAGTGATTCCTGTCCATGGGTTTACACATAAGAATAAGGAGCTGTTTACATGACTGAGCCAACTGGCTGAAATCTGCACGTTCATAGCAAGGAAAGAGTTTCCCCTGAGGAACTGGAAGAAGGCATCCTTTCCCCCAGTGGACTGAAGGTGAATTAGTTGACCTTCGCACAAATATGCCAGCTTCCCTATTAGTATCTGAGCTTGCAGGGTAAACCAGCTCTTGAATACCTCCTGTGTTTCTGACAGACTTCCTGACTTCTGCTAACTCTTTCTAGAGAAGGACTTACTTTTCACATACAATTTTCTTCTTATTCCCTGTATCCTAGTATAATGCTGCTATGACCCTCTTGGGGTCTTTTCTCCATTTTAGTTTCAGAAAAAGATTTTGGAACCCATCTTAAATTCCAGAGGTCCCAGGAGAACATGCAGGAATGCACAGACCAGGGGAGACAAACACATGATGCAGAGGGAGAGCGATGTGGTTTCTTTACTAGCTGCCAGAGGAGCAAGGAATCCCTTCTGACTTCTGTGGGGAGGGAACCCATGAAGAAGCCTTGAAAGTCAGCTGGCCGGGCAACATCTGCCTCTACCATGGGCACAAATGGCAATGGCTTGTTGGCTTTGGAGTTTCGTTCCATACATGGTGCAAGGAGGGGATCAAAAAGACCCTGGGAACAGGAGCCTCTGGGCAGATTTAAAGTCAGTGGTGGAGCTGAAGGTAAAGCCCAGGCCTCAGTGGGATGGTAGTTCAGATCTTTTTCTAGCCAGCTTTGCtcagagagggagcagaagagaagactaaccTTGGGCTTGAGCTGTCATCTTGAAGTACTGTAAGATCCTGTACCACCTCTGGGTGAAAAGAATGCAAAAGAGATTTTGTGAGAGGAAGTGAGATAGGAAAGCAGGACCCCTGATTATttaaggagaaaggaaaggggaaagctgTGTGCTGGTGGACTGCAGAGCTGTTAGCACAGGGCTATGTGGAAGCATTTGCTTTACACGATTTTGAGTCTTGCACTGTGACAGATGATACTATGCTTTTGCCAAGTCTTATAAGGGGGAGCCTCCTCCCTTGTCACAGATAAAGTGATTTGCCCCACATTGCTTAGGAAGTCTGTGGTACCTTGGGCACCCTCACATTGGTTTTTCTTGCCCCAATCTGTGCTTTTCGTGGGTTTCCTCTTGCTTCTTCAGCTTTGGGGTAAGGCCTGCCTTCATGTTACTCTGCCTGAAACTTTGCTGCAGGCTGACTTGCTCTAACTGCTTCAatactttcttttcctctccagcccttctgTGTTTCTTGGTGAGCGCTCTAGGGATAACTGCTGGAGCTCACCGCCTCTGGAGCCATCGGACCTACAAAGCCACGCTGCCCCTGCGGATCTTCTTGGCTATTGCAAACTCTGTGGCCTTCGAGGTAAGTGCCTCCTCAATACACCACTCATCCTCAGAAGAAAGTGCTTCTCTGAATCCCTGTCTCAGATACGGCATGTAAAGTGATGGAGAGGTTCCTCTGTCCTGCTACATCTTGTTAGGAAACAACTTACATCCAACACTGCAGTGCTGAAGTCCATCTCATTGTCGTCACCTTGTCCAGAAAAAACTGGGTGGGTAGAGGACTGTTGGCCAAGGCCATGGGTAGGATAGCTCTCCAAAGCAGGAATGTATGTTTATGTACGTTTTCTTCGAGGTGTGGTCTCCCTGTGCTTGCTTGAGGACCTGTGAAAGAGGTGTGGAAGTGCTAAGTGCTCTCCTGGTGTTGCCTCACCCTCCTCTTGCTGCATGGTTGATAAGGGGGGAAACATCTGCAGGGCCCATGAAGCCAGGCtgtggaatgtgctgctgcagaaagatGAAGAACTTGTTGAAATTATGCAGTTAGAAGGATGTCTTTCTGGTTTGTAAGGGTGATATTTAGGAATAACCCTGTTATAAGTCACACCATTGGCTTCTGGAGAGTCATCTGAGGTTACTGATGTTTCAATGAAGGAAAGGCTGGGCCCATTCAGAGCGGCACAAGTGACTGCAGGCAGCTGATAAACACCTCAGGTTATTGCCTAACCACTCAGGAGACCACGGtccacaaagcaaacaaaccagaaagtcCTTTAAGGTCTGTAGAAAGTAGCAGAGATTGCCCTTTAGGAGAAGTCAGAGTGAAAGCCCAGATTGATGTGCCACTTGAAAAATCCTGTTGGTCTCTCAGGTTTGCTGCTGGGAGGCCACTCtaacagcactccagctgtacTTGAAGAAACTTTGCACAGGCTACAGGCTTGCTTATGTGTAGGAAGTACTCAGAAGGGTGGCAGTGTGCAGCATTTCGATAGAAGAAGGTGAACAGAAAAGTATCAGTGTTGTGCACCTCCAGCTGAAGTGTGGGGGAGGGGTACAGTCCAAGTGGACCAGGTATTTTAGACATtatcttcctcttccccctccgTAGCCATAAGAGGTGTTGACATGTAATCAGAACAGGGTGGGGATGGAGCTTTTTTAGCCTTGAAAAAacttcttaaaacaaaaaaaaactttcttgtTCTCTATTTAGTACCAAAGCAGTCTTTCATAAGGAAGAGGAAGGACCAAGCTATTGATTCCAGCTACTATTCCAGCACTCAGCAAGGATGGGGTGCTGTGTATTGACTAGAGCCATACAAAAACCAGCTTTCACAGGGTTACagggcagagagagaaagaatttgCTGAGCTATTGTTGTAGGGGATAGGAATAGACAAAGATGAGAGACAGACAGATATTTTAGCTTCAATAGGAACTAATCCAAATTTTACTGaaaattcagtaacattcttcatggatttattattttttaatatttactttTCAATGAGATCAAGAGAAGGTTTATGTTATTCCTGTTAGTGACAGCAGCTCTAAGATGAGACTGGTAACTTTGAAGAGCAGAGAAGACTAGAGACTATCTTCTCTGAGGTCATTCAGAAAATGCCTGTTGGCTTTGTGAGACCTGTGGCTTGTGATTTCAGAGAGTCTGGGAATTCTGCCCCTAGTCAGCTCCTCCACCTACAAGActaggcagctgcagcagagcagaagctctCTTGGTTGTAGCTTGTAGCTGGAAACTCCCAAGGAAGGATGCATTCTTCTTTGCTTGCTGATCTCAGAAAGCCATGATTTTCAAACAGCATTGCAGTTACAGGTGGTCCCAAGGAATGGTCTGTAGAAAAGATAACGTGCTAATGTTAGTGTCAAGATGCTGACTTCTCAGCTTTGAGACTCCTCATTTGCATTAGTGCACAGGGTGTGGTGGATGAGGTAGTACTGCATTCCAATTGTACCTAGCACAGGGTCTCTTTCCAAATTTGTgcctcctgcctccagcagaagcatttccaGGATAGAGCAAAAGCTCATCCAGATGTGCAGATCCAAGCTGATTGTCAGGTTACAGGCTGGGCTTTCTCATGTTACAGGCTGGGCTTTCTCATGTTACAGGAACATGAAAAAGATTTTTGGGTCACAGGAGAAACATTCAAGCACAGTACTGGTTGTATTTCTCTGCTTCCTTGATAGGGAAGGCTGCTGGGCCACCCTATTTGGGGGACAATGCTGAATGACTGAGCTCTAGCTGAGATCAGCAATGGTTGCTGATATTTCAGGGTGCTCAGAATTTCgctggaaggaaggcagcagctcccagtatTTGGAAGCAAGTGAGAGTTGAATCCTGCTCCACGTTTATCATTGCCTTATTGTATAGCCAGTGTGTAACTCATTTTTATCTCAGTTGAAGGAGCAGCGGTAACAGCACTTGAGAGGGACTTAAGGAATTGTGTCTCTGCTACAGGCTTCCTTTATGGATAAATCACTTGGGCTTTCCAGGAACGAAACAGGGATGATTATGCTGCTTCCCTACCTTCAAAGTGTTTTGAGGAAAAGTCCTATGTACTTAGATGATTAAGGAGCCTCTTGTGTAATACAGGCAGTAGAGGCATGCTTGGATCTCTGTTCCATGATTTCTAGGATGGTGTAATATGTGGCTTTAAATACATCAGAATCTTGGTGTAAAGGAATGAGCACAGACTTTAAAATCTATTCTTAAAACTGGACAAAGCAGTCCTTTCTTAATCCAAATTAGGAAACCTTTGACATGTTCCAAACTCTACTGATTTGGTGGCTTAAACAGAACAGTTACCAGGCTGAAAGGAGGTATTTTTGATAACTGTGACTGAACTGGTGTGTTTTTCTATTTCTAAAAAGAGGCCTTCGTTTTAAAACTGTTTGATTTCCAATGAAACACCAAAAAAGTTTGAGAAACTTCACCTTCAAGTTAAACAGATCTGATTTGGCAATCCCAGGAAAAGCAAGGCAGGCTGACCCATGGAAAATGTCAGAGCAAACAGAAGGGACAAGCTGATCAATCCCACCTGGCACGTTGTAGGGCTGGTGACAagacaccaacaagagctgagAGTGTGAGGGAGGAGGCACTGCCTGGCCAATGAGAGCTGGCTATTGCAGGGGTAGAGGAACAGACTGAGCAATCAGTGCCTGTGATGCTGTAGAGGATGTGCAAACCAAAGCATAAAGTTagccaattaaaaaaacaaataaacaaaccagagaaaaggcagctcacTAAAAAAGCAGATTTCAAAGAAAATTGAAATGGTTCAGCAAAGACCCAGcctttgttttaaaagacaaaacccccaaccctaATGAAAGATAAAATGACTGCTTTGAGGTCAGGTCAGTGAAATTTGGTAGTCTAAATGTTTCAGGCCTTTCCTGTTAATTTGAAGGGAACATCTCCAGCCCTGGCCCTAAGTGTCCACTCGTGTTGCTTTGCAGAATGATATCTACGAGTGGGTCAGGGACCACCGTGTCCATCACAAGTTCTCTGAGACGGATGCGGACCCACACAATGCCAAGCGGGGCTTCTTCTTCTCCCACATCGGCTGGCTGCTGGTGCGCAAGCACCCGGACGTCATAGAGAAGGGCCAGAAGCTGGACCTGAGTGACATAAAGGCTGACAAAGTGGTGATGTTCCAGCGAAGGTGAGTGGTGGAGTCAGCCCCATGCAGAGCCATGTGGGATGGAGCATGGATCCTGTAAATGGGCTGGGAACCCCAAACACCTCTGATGGAGCATGAAGGGCATCATGTGAGAAATGTGATGCTTCAGCCTGCCCAAGGCTTTGGTGTGCAATGAACTGTGAGAAATGAGCTATGCCTTTCCTATAGGAAGTATTCAGGAGCTGGTGCCACCTCCAGCTATTCCACACCCCTTTCTTGCCCACCTGCCTTGTAGCATCTAGCCCAGTGATGGGCTGAGCGTCCCACCACAAAGCACCTCCACGCCTGCCAGCCCACAGCCCGGGTGCTGCTTTGGCTGGCCCAGAGCCCATCCATGGGTTCTTTCAGGCTGTCTTTGGAGATGTCATGTTACAGACTTCTAGGCTGTGtctctgcccctctcccacCAGTCTCCCAGAAACAGTGTTGTGAAAGAGGAGTTGAAAATGGAGAGACAGTAACTGGGAAGGACAGTCTTGATTCACTGGTGCCTCTTGGATAGGGTTTCTCTCAGTTCTCTAAGGCTATACTGGAACTGATACCCAGAGGAGATGAGCATGTCAccagggctgcagggatggggcacttaACCCATGTAGTAACCACCCTCACTTGGGAGGTCCTTAGTTTAGTCCCAGATGAACCAAACAAGGTTTATGGCTTCCCTCCATTTTGTTCCTGGGATTTTTCTGTGGGATGTCAGAGTGGTTCTGCTTCTACTACTCCCGTCCCTCTAGTGTAAGAGACCCTACATGCTCACGTGTTTAATGGCACAAGTGTTTTTTGCATTTCTTGATGGGATGTATTGGTAGTCAGGGCCAAGTCTGCAAGGAGGGGTTGCAGCACTGGGCCAGAGCCAGAGAAGGGGCCTTCTGTGAGACTCTGTAAGCATGGGGTTCCCTTTGTGGGGACCAATACGACTGAGAAGCAAATGGCAAATGAagtcaaaagcagcagctggttcCTGGTCTCATGATGGATGCATTGCTTTGTGCACACATGAGActgaggcagggagggcaggacTTTAGGTTGAGTCTTCTGCCTGGTGATAAGACTTGAAACTGGCAGGCATGGGTTCTGTGCATCCAGAGCAAAAGATGGTGGTCTCAGGGGTGAGGTATTTCTGCACTTGATTTTTCCCTGTGTAGTTGAGTGTGAATCCTCCAGAGGTAGGACTGAAACAGCCCTTCCTGTCCTGCCTCTGCCAGTGAGTGCTTTCCTCACAACCATTTCCTTTCTAGATTCTACAAGCCCTCGGTGGTGTTGCTGTGCTTCGTTGCGCCCACTGTAGTGCCCTGGTACTTCTGGAACGAATCCATCATCATCAGCTTCTTCATTCCAGCCATCCTGCGCTACGCTCTAGGGCTCAATGCCACTTGGCTAGTGAACAGTGCTGCTCATATGTATGGCTACCGGCCGTATGATAAGAACATCAACCCACGGGAGAACCCCCTGGTCAGCCTAGGGGCTCTAGGTATGTTCAGCATCCATGTCTTTTGCTGCAGGTAGATTGTAGAGCGGGGACTGCCCCTTGGGGCTGCATTTGCTTCTAGGAATTTTTGTGAATCCAAGTGTTCCCATTTTCCCCTGCAACCTTGCCCTCCAGCCTTTGCATCTAGAGGTGTTTCCCAGGCTGGCCAGTGAGTACGTAAGGACAGTGGGGTTATGAGATCCCACCTGGCTCTCTTCAGGCTTGGCACCTCCTTATCTGAATAGCAATATTTTATTTACCCAGCTCAAGGGTCTTTCTGCCCTGTTCACCAGACAAAAATGTATGGTGCAGTCGCTGCTTATCTGTCTTAGATTTGTCAACTTGAAAACCAGCAGACGTGCATTTGGACATGTTCTCAGGACAGATGGTGATTTTGAGGGTATTTGAGGATGAGACAAGCCAGATCATCTGTCTTTTTCCTGAAATTTTGGGAACCTAGGAAAGTACACACGAGAGTGAGCATCTGCCCTGATGTTGTCTGAAGCCCAAGTCCTCAGCTGGTTTGCATCACTCTACCTTACTGGGGTTGCACTGttttccagcagtgctgggaggagtCCAGAGGGATCTGCTCCTGGATTTTTCATAGGAAGGGATTTGAACAACAGAGATTCAGGGAGCAGGAATCCAGGTGATGTCACTGAATGACTGAGCTTTGAATCCAGCACTGACAGTGTCTGGAGCAGAGGGTGGCTGACAGGTGTAGATAACTTAGTAGTAAGTCAGCATTATGTCCtatgtgaggacagactgagagagctggggctgttcatcctggagaaaagaaagccctggggagaccttacagtggcCTTCCAATAGGTGaaggggggcctacaagaaagctggggaaggactttttacaaagagtTTATAAGAGTTTATAGTGATAGGAGGAAGGAGAACGTccttaagctggaagagggtagatttagactggatattaagaaattctttacagtgaaggtggtgagatactggaaagTACTGGAtgcaccctccctggaagtgttcaactagatgacctttaaggtcccttccaactgaaaccattctctgattcttcccACCTGAAAATTCCCTTTGGATTTGACATTAAGACTGCCTGTGTTGTAGGAGTATTGATTGGCCTGGCTTGTCAGGGACTTGCTGCCGCTCCAGCTGGTAGCTCAACCAATACTAGAAGGTTTCTCACGATGGCAGAGGAAAAACCATTACGATTGCCCTGGTGTTCTGGTGCAGTCAGTGGGCCAGGGCCTTTCTCATTTCTTTGCCACATGCTTGTTTTCCTCTGAAGCAGCATAGGTCGTCTGTGACTGTCATTGCTTCATTTAGGCCAGTGTGGACATGCTGGACCATGCTCAGATGAGATGGGGTAGATTGTAGAGACATGAAATTGGGCTAAAGAGCAAAGACAAGTTTGGATTCAAGCTAGACCCTATTTCGGGAATGTGGTGCTTTGGGCCAAGATAAAGGGACCATCACCTAGAGCTCTGCAACATCCTCTCCCTGGTCATGTTTTACAGGAGAAGGCTTCCACAACTACCACCACACCTTCCCCTATGACTACTCTACCAGTGAGTTTGGCTGGCACTTCAACTTAACCACAGCCTTCATTGACCTCATGTGCCTCCTGGGGCTGGCCAGTGATCGCAAGAAGGTCTCCAAGGAGGTCATCATGGCTCGGAAATTGCGGACTGGAGATGGAAGTCACAAGAGTGGCTGAGTATCTACTCCCTTTCACACATACATCCacacctctccttcctcctgtttttctccttttcccttccttaccCCTCTGAACACGCTGGACAAAGGTGTAATGTTCTGTTTACTAACTACTGAATAATGCTACCAGTTTGCTTAAGATAATGAGTTTTAACTCTCCTCCCATGATGTATTTTACATGATGTATTTAAGATCTAGGACTCTGCCTTTATAACACAAGGCCacccttttccctcctctcctcctttccattCATTCTTTCATCGTTCAACCCCATCTCCCACTTTACATTGTCCCAGTCTCTCCCTGGCAACAGAACTGGTAGGAAACAGCCCAGGGAAGCCCATTGTATCCAGCTATGTACCATGAAGTTAAGGGAAGCCTGTACAAGCCTGCACCAGCCTGCTCAAGAGTTGAGCCAAAGTCAGTGACCCTCACTTTGCAACCTTATCCCCAAAAtctcttctcctgtccctcGTACTTTCTCATGGGCTGCAGAAAGATGTGTCATGGCTAAGCTGTTCTACCCAGGAAAAGCAGCCCATCCTCTTCCCTTGCCGTCAGGAgtgttttctctttccaaaacGGAAAGTGTTCTTCCACCACACAGCCTCTGGTTGGGAAGAAGAATGCCCCCAGATTTTCTCAGAACTCCAGCCAGGCCCACTGGTGGCTGAGGTGG encodes:
- the SCD gene encoding stearoyl-CoA desaturase encodes the protein MPAHLMQEEEFSSTSSATSVGTVTSRATRNGDAVMKKDLLDHDDLARERGMVDDLFDETYQEKEGPKPPLRYVWRNIILMSLLHIGAIIGLTLIPSAKIQTLAWALLCFLVSALGITAGAHRLWSHRTYKATLPLRIFLAIANSVAFENDIYEWVRDHRVHHKFSETDADPHNAKRGFFFSHIGWLLVRKHPDVIEKGQKLDLSDIKADKVVMFQRRFYKPSVVLLCFVAPTVVPWYFWNESIIISFFIPAILRYALGLNATWLVNSAAHMYGYRPYDKNINPRENPLVSLGALGEGFHNYHHTFPYDYSTSEFGWHFNLTTAFIDLMCLLGLASDRKKVSKEVIMARKLRTGDGSHKSG